GAATAACTATTTATTACTTTATTGTTTGGACCATAGTTTACATAGTCACGACTTATCGACCGGCGCGGCGTGTCACCGCTTGGGCTAAGCTAGTAACCCCCAATAACAACAATTTTGTCTGCACCGTGGCCATTCCCACCCTGCCCTGATATGGGCTATCCTCCCATGAGGAAATTCTAGTGTTGTTGCTTTTGCAGCCCTTTGTTGTCCTTCACAGATAGCGGCAACAAGTCGTTATTCTTGATCATGTTGAGGCCCTCGACAGCCCCTGCCGCTGCAAAAGCCTAGCAGGATCCGCATCATCCTTGGAACCAGACAACTGTATTTTGGTTTCATTTAGGTTTCCTCCAACTTCTCACATCAACATTGGGAATGTATTagtacaaacaaataaaaacatggAATGAAATAACTAAGCAGAAAATTAGTTGGTACTAGGTAGCTACCTATCTTAACATGCAATCAAGTAGCAAATGAAATCACCCGTGGGTTTATATAGAGGGTTTCGTCTGTGCATCAATGAATGGTAATACACACATAAGCATGAGTATGAACAAAATGGGGGTGCGAAGAGCATGATAAACTCTAAACAGCAAGTACATTACAAAAACGTTTTCCACATACGCAACTGATAAAAGTTATGAGGAATTAGTCATCATAACTTTAATGTGCCGCATGCGTATCACCCTCTTGTGCTTATTCCTTTCTTCCATCCAATTCATGTTTTAACATGAATGTGAGGACACAAGATAAGTATGCACACATAGATCATAGGTGCATAATGCATGAGAGAAATCATTTTGCATTGGCCTCAACAATTGAAATATCTCACATGGATATTGAATGATACACATTGCTACACAATCTGGGAAAAAGTGATGATCTTCCTGTATATGTGCATCTTTAGCTACATCGACGGGTATTTCGCTTATTCAGGTTCAGATGTTGCACCACTTAACATAAGCATTATAAATAATGGGAAATTTCACTCACTAACGGCTAACTCTATAATTCTGGTGTCACGTTTTCCGTGAAATACCTTCGCATCTCATGGAATTCTACCTGGTCCTTCTCCAGTACTCGTCGAGAGAGCTGCACTGCCTGAACGCCGGAGGCGATTTGAGCAGCGAGCTCCTTTGCTTGCCCTTTCGGAAGGCCGGCGAAGTTAGTTTCGCCCACCGCGTTGGCGAGGCCGGTTCCCCGGTATACGCTAGCATGTACACCATGTGTCGGTGTCATATACAAGGGATACAATACATGAGATATACAGTAACTCTATACAGCCATTTATACACTGTTTAACATCTTCGCAGTGTATACAAGAGTTCGTAGCCTGACCTTGGAACAATATTCCTGGTGCAAAGTATCAGGCCAAATCAACAGATTCATGCATGAAGGTCCGGATATAATAGCTATAACAGAACATTGATTAAAAACATTTAAAGTGCCCACTGCCGAGGGGAGAATGTCGCCATGCTAATTGAAAAGAAATACAATGATTAAACATACATGGAAACTACAACTATTTATTGTTCAAACAAGTTTTTTCTTTCTGAGAATGAGATAAAACGATAAGGTACTAGTGTTGGAACTGCTTTCTGATTACCGATATCATAATTCAAGATGGCAACAACTTCCTGTTTTACAAGAGAATAGCTCtgctccatgtctccaattgttaTCGTCCCCGTGAATATGTGCTGGAAGCTTTTTGCAAGTCTTCCAGAATAATAGTAGTTCGGTGAGGCGCTGGGCATGACCAAAATGAAAAATAGAAGCACTGTAGTGTGTCCCATGCGCCTAAACAAGGCAAGAATATAATCCAATCAGCACCAGTATATTCCTGCATGAAAGAATAAGCCTCTGCTCCTTCTCCTATCTTGCATAATGAAGCCATGTGCAATATTCAGATGTTGCTAAAACACTTCAAATACTTTGCTCAactctagtaaaatagtttttacaatgagccaacacacacacacacacacacaccgcgcgcgcgcgcgcgagcaGATATATATCCTAACAACTTCATCTATGAGAAAACCATCTACTTTTGTGTTAAAAAAGATCCTCTACTTTTGTTGGTATAGAAAACATTGGAGATACATGATGACAAATAAAAAAGCAATCCAGTAAATTCCCTTTCAACCAAGAATTAAATTAAGGGAGGGTAAATGCTTGCCGCAACAGCTCCTGGATCTCGCCTATCCTCTGTAATTTGGCCTCGGACGGCTCCTCCGGCCAGAACCCGCAGCAAACGGCTTCGAACTCCTCTTGGGTGAGATGGCTAAACTGGTTGAGGCATCTGTTGTTATTGTGGACCCCGATGGCGTAGCCAGCGTTGTGCTGGTCGATTTTGCGCAGGTCCTCCTTGAATATGGTGTACCGGTGCTCTTCGTGGGCGATGGAGCTGTAGGTAGTAACTGGTTTTCGTGCCTTCCACTCCGCGAAGATCTTGCGcgtttcctcctcgctcctccccCTCTCCCAGGAGAAGACGGAGTAGCCTTGGTCATGCCACTGCCGGTCGATGAGGCCGAGCCTGTGCTTGAACATGGTGTACGCGCGCTGCTCCTCCTCATCGAGGGAGCTGTTGGTCGTGCCGTGCATGGCCTTCCACTCCCTGAAGAtctgccgggtctcctcctcgctcctcttcctctcccagcTTTCCGATGTGTTGCTGGTGGCGGCCGCCGTCGACACCAGCGACACCAGCAAGAGCAGCAACAGCGGTGACGCCGCCATGACCCTCCTCATGACGAGGGGATAAAAAAAAGGCGAGCGGACTACGTACGTAGATGAGATGTGTGGAAGCTAGGGCGGGGCTCGATGGATCTCTCGTCGAAACGCTCGCTCGATCTaagtttatttcttttctattttcctcCTCGCTTATCCAAAACTGCGGCACTACCGTGCTTATATACACGTATATACGCACGCAGCACCTGACTCAACATGACTCGGTGATGGACTCTATCACCTATCCGTAGTAGTACTCGCAATCCTACTCTGACTAGGAAACATAGACCTACACGTGTACAAGTCCTGATAGCTAGTCAACCTAAACTCA
The Triticum dicoccoides isolate Atlit2015 ecotype Zavitan chromosome 3A, WEW_v2.0, whole genome shotgun sequence genome window above contains:
- the LOC119273052 gene encoding oryzain alpha chain-like — protein: MAASPLLLLLLVSLVSTAAATSNTSESWERKRSEEETRQIFREWKAMHGTTNSSLDEEEQRAYTMFKHRLGLIDRQWHDQGYSVFSWERGRSEEETRKIFAEWKARKPVTTYSSIAHEEHRYTIFKEDLRKIDQHNAGYAIGVHNNNRCLNQFSHLTQEEFEAVCCGFWPEEPSEAKLQRIGEIQELLRQAFTLP